In Paenibacillus durus, the DNA window CGAACAAACGCCGGGGGCTGGTGGATTCCAAATACAATGAACGCCGCCAGCAGTGCGACGAGGCGCTCGCCGCGCTGCGTGAAGAAATCCCTTCCCTTGGTTTCCTGGCGCAATTGAAGCCGGACGAATTCGAACAGCATGCAGGCAAGATCGCCGATGAAACGGTCAGACGGCGCGCGAGCCATGTCGTTGAAGAGAACCAGCGCGTGCTTGACTCTGTCCAGGTGCTTAAAAATAATGATCTGAAACAGTTCGGACAGCTTATGAACGACTCTCACGTCTCGCTGCGCGATTTGTATGAGGTAAGCTGCACTGAACTGGACGTTATGGTTGAGGAAGCACAGCGCATTCCCGGCACGCTCGGCTCGCGGATGACGGGCGCGGGCTTCGGCGGCTGTACCGTTTCGCTGGTGCATGAAGACGATATCGAACGGTTTATCGCCGAAGTGGGCAAAGCTTATAAAGATAGAACGGGTCTTACGGGCGAATTTTACGTATGCGGCATCGGTAATGGGGTTAGAGAACTGGAAGGAGTGAAGTAAAGATGGCTATATTGGTGACCGGCGGAGCGGGATATATCGGTTCCCACACAGTAGCGGAACTGCTTGACCTCGGTGAGGAAGTTGTGGTGCTGGATAATTTGGTAACAGGACACCGGGAATCCCTGCTGGGAGGCAAGCTGTACGTGGGTGATTTACGGGACAAGGAGCTGCTGGCCAAGCTGTTTGCCGAGAACGAGATTGAAGCGGTCATTCACTTTGCCGCGAGCTCCCTTGTCGGAGAGAGCATGAAGGACCCGGTAAAATATTACGACAACAACGTATACGGCACGCAGTGTCTGCTGGAAGGCATGCAGAAGGCTGGCGTGAACAAGATCGTGTTCTCCTCTACCGCAGCGACTTACGGCGAACCGGAGAAGGTGCCGATCGAAGAGACGGACCGCACCCAGCCATCCAATGTCTATGGGGAAACGAAGCTGACGATGGAGCGGATGATGTCGTGGTTCGACAAGGTGCTTGGCATCAAATATGTGGCGCTGCGCTACTTCAATGCCGCCGGGGCGCATGCCAGCGGTAAGATCGGCGAGGATCACCGGCCAGAGAGCCATCTGATTCCGCTCGTTCTTCAGACCGCGCTGAAGCAGCGCGAAAGCATCGCTGTCTTCGGCGACGACTACCCGACCAAGGACGGTACGTGCATACGCGACTATATCCATGTCACCGATCTGGCGGACGCCCATGTCCGGGCTGTAACCTATCTGCGCAGCGGAAGCGGGAGCAACGTATTCAACCTCGGCAACGGCCTGGGATTCTCCGTCAAGGAAGTGATTGAGACGGCCAAGGAAGTGACCGGCCTTGACATTCCGGTTGCCATTCAGGAGCGGCGCGCGGGCGATCCCGCCGTGCTTGTGGCCTCCTCCGATAAAGCCCGCAGCGTGCTGGGCTGGAATCCGTCGCGTGCCGATCTGAAGGAGATTATCCGCAGCGCCTGGAACTGGCATTCGTCTCATCCGCAAGGGTACGGGGAAGCCTGAATGAAGCCTATAGAGATGACAGCCGGTATAAAGGAGAACAACATCATGGTTATCGAAAAAAATACAACGGCTTCCGGGGCCGATCTGGCGCTTCATGCCATAGAGCAGCTCGTCCTGTTCGCAGCGCGCCGGCGCCTGATCGAACCGGCCGACACCGATTACAGCCGCAATCTCCTGCTGGAGCAGTTCAGATTCAGCGAGCCTTATACCGGGAAAGTCGATGATACGGAACTGCAAGGCCCACAGGCTCCGCTGGATGTTCTGATCGATTACGGCTTTGAAATCGGGCTGATTCCGGAGAACAGCGACACGTACCGGGACTTGCTGGATGCCAAGATCATGGGGCTTCTTCTGGCCCGTCCATCGGAAGTGAACGGGGAGTTTTACCGGCTGAGCGCCGAGCAAGGCGTTGCTGCCGCAACTGACCGGTTCTATCAGCTCAGCATTGATTCCAACTATATCCGCATGGACCGCATTTCGAAGAACGTCTACTGGCTGCAGCCTTCGCCATACGGCGATCTGGAGATGACAATCAATCTGTCCAAGCCGGAGAAGAATCCGAAGGAAATCGCCATGGCGCGGCTGCTTCCGCCGCCCGTGTACCCGAAATGCCTGCTCTGCCGGGAGAATATCGGCTATGCCGGACGTCTTAATCATCCGGCCCGCCAGAATCTTCGGGCGATCCCGATTGAACTGAATAACGAGAAATGGTTCTTTCAATACTCGCCATATGTGTATTACAACGAGCACTGCATCGTGTTCCATCACGACCATGTGCCGATGAAGCTGACGAAGGATACGCTGAAGCGGCTGCTGGGATTCGTTAGCGAGTTCCCGCACTATTTTATCGGCTCCAATGCGGATCTTCCGATTGTGGGCGGCTCCATTTTGACGCATGACCATTTTCAGGGAGGCCGCCATACCTTTGCGCTTCAAAAGGCCCCTATCCTGCAGACCTTTAAGCATCCGAACTATGCGGGAGTCACTCTGGGGCTGGTTAATTGGCCGATGTCGGTGATCCGTCTGAATGGGGAGAATCCGGATATCCTTCTGGAATGCGCCAACGACCTTTACGAAATATGGAAAAGCTACAGCGACCCTGCAGCCGATATTCTGGCCTTCACCGAAGCCGGCGGCGAGCGGCAGCCCCACAATACGATCACTCCCATCGTTCGGCGAAGCGAAGGCGGCGGCTATGAGATGGATCTCGTGCTGCGCAACAACCGGACCAGCGAGGAGCATCCCGAAGGCATTTTCCACCCGCACCGCGAGATGCACCACATCAAGAAAGAAAATATCGGTCTGATCGAAGTCATGGGCTTGGCGATTTTACCGGGACGGCTGAAGAATGAGCTGGATGGAGTCGCAGATATTCTCGCCGGCAACACGGCGGAGCTAGAAGCGTTGAACAGCGGCGCGGATCATCCGCTTGCCCAGCATGCGGACTGGATAGCGGAGCTGACCGGGCGCTTCGGCACGGCAATGGATCGCGAGGAGGCCGTCCGCACTGTCCGGAACGAGGTCGGCATCAAATTTACACAAATTCTGGAGCATGCGGGCGTGTTTAAATGCTCGTCCGAAGGCCGGGAGGCTTTCCGACGCTTCATCAATAGCTTTGGCGCGGATTGAATAAGTAAGGCAGGCTCGGAGTGGCCGGTTTCTCTTTAGGGAGAAGCCGGCTTTTTGCTTGGAATCAGGACATACTCTCCGCTTGTTTGAATGGAAAAAGTTAGGGGTTTATAATATAGAGATGCAGCACTAATCCTAAATAATGGAGGCATAACCAATGCGTAATTTCCAATTTTATAATCCAACCCGGCTGATTTTTGGGAAAGGAACGCTTGAAGCGCTGACCACCGAAATTCCTAAATACGGAAAAAGTGTACTCCTTATCTATGGAGGAGGCAGCATTAAACGAAGCGGTTTATACGATAAGGTAACCGCGCTGCTTCAACGCATCGGCGCGAATGTAACGGAACTCCCTGGAGTAGAGCCGAATCCGCGCCTGTCTACCGTACATAAAGGCGTCGATCTATGCCGCAGTCAAGGTATCGATCTGGTTCTGGCCGTCGGCGGGGGCAGCGTGCTGGACTGTGCCAAGGCAATCGCTGTGGGCGCGAAATACGAAGGCGATATGTGGGATTTCGCAGTGCGCAAGGCGGCTCCGCAGGGAGCGCTGCCGCTCGGCACCATTCTGACGATCGCAGCGACAGGCTCGGAGATGAACAGCAACTCGGTAATCACAAATGAAGCGACGATGGAAAAAATAGGCTGGAGCAGCCCCTACGCTTACCCGGCATTCTCCATTCTCGATCCCGAGCTGACCTTCTCTCTGCCGCGTGACCAGACCGTGTACGGTGTTGTGGACATGATGGTGCATGTCCTGGAGCATTATTTCCACACAGATGGCAACACGCCCGTTCAGGACGGCTTCTGTGAAGCGCTGCTGCGGACGATGATGGATGCCGGCTCTAAGCTGGTGAACGATCTTGAGAATTACAAGCTGCGCGAGACGATTCTGTACTGCGGCACGATGGCTCTGAACGGAATGGTGAGCATGGGCTTTGCCGGAGACTGGGCCACGCATAATATTGAGCATGCCGTGTCAGCTGTGTATGATATCCCGCATGGCGGCGGCCTGGCGATTCTGTTCCCGCAGTGGATGAAGTATAACCTGGATGCAGGCCCTGAGCGGTTCCGCCAGCTTGCGGTGAACGTGTTCGGCGTAGATCCTTCCGGCAAAAGCGACCGTGAGGTTGGCCTCGAAGGCATCGAAGCCCTGCGGCGCTTCTGGGATTCCATCGGCGCTCCAAGCCGTTTGGCGGATTACGATATCGACGCAAGCCATATCGACGCAATGGCCGACAAGGCGATACGATTCGGTCCGTTCGGGAACTTCCGCAAGCTTCAGCGGGAAGATGCGGTTGAAATCTACACCATGTCGTTGTAACGGAGTAAGAAGCTTAGCAGTACAGTAAGGAGGCAGGCAAAAAAGGGCAGCGGCTAAGCCGTGGCTTAGCCGCGCCCTTTTTTAAACCATTGGTCCTGCGCTATTCAATTTCTCTCAGCCGTTCCACAATAGTCGCCCGGGATAGTGTTTTGTACGCTCTTAGCGTCACCGTGTAAGCGATGATTAACAAAACAGGAACGGGCAGGATAAACGGCAGCCAGCTCATTCGGAATACCATAAAGGCCAGCGCGTCTGTGATGCTTTTGGAAATGTTATATGTCAGCAGCAGCCCGAGTGTTGAAGTGATGAGGACGGTAAAGAACACGTTGTAGAGTCCCTCATAAATTAGCATGCGTTTTAGCTGCTTTTTGGTCATGCCGATGCTTTCCAGAACGGCAATCTCATTCCTGCGTGAGATCACCCCGGTGAGCACCGTATTCACATAATTAAGGATACCGATGAGGGCAATGACAAAGCTAAGACCGTAGCCTAATGTTTGAAAAATGCGGATGAATCCGCCGAGCTCTGCTTTGTAATCTTCCCTTGATTTTAAAGTCAGCTCATTTGTGGCATCGGTCAAAGTCCTGGCGGCTTGCTCCACCGCATCCAGCTTGTCCGGATCGGCATGCAGCGTGGCGGAAACGTTCATGGATGGTTGGCTGCCTTGTGGTAACTCCTTCTGTAGCTCGGAAGCAGGGAGGAAGGCATTGTAGCCGTTCACAGGATAGCCTTTTGTTGTTGCGGCATACAGAGCGTATTGCTTTAACACCGCCATCACTTCATAACTTTTACCCAAATCATGATATGAAATTTTGTCTCCCGGGTGATAATAGGTTGCCGGATTTGATCCATCCGGTGTAATAGCCTCTGTAATTAACACATAGTTTCCAGAGTCGAATTTCTGTTTATCAAAAAGTCCTTCGACAACATCCTTATTCATTAGATCATACCAACCGGAGTCTAATCCATAGAGTTTAATAGGAATCTTTCCTTCCTTTAAAGTCCAGGGGATCGAGGGGTCTGGATTGGAAGACGTAGCCAACGGCTTCAGAATGGCTCGGATGTTGTTATTCAATGGCGTAAATTCACGTCGATAGTAAACTTGATCCACGCTCTTTACTCCATTAATCTCACCCAATTTCCGGCAAAACTCTGGCGATAATTTATACGGGTCGCCGTTGCGCGTTCCTGTAATACTGACCAATACTTCATTCTGAACCACAAAATCACCGGATATAAAAGCTCCCAGATATTTATTAACATCCAAAGAAGAGATGACGGTATAGATCGTACTGAACAAGACGATACTTAGCGAAAGCGAAGAGAGCATCAGCACCAGCTTTTTTTTACTTCTGAACAGATTAGACAATGCCATATTATGAAGCTTTGCACCATGCTTCGATTTTTTGGATTTCTTCTTTCTGACATTGCTGATTCCAGCAAATTTCACGGCCTCTACCGGCGAGATCCGCGAGGCCATCCGGCCCGGTTTGCTTGACGCCATCCAGACGGTTATGTACGAGAACGCCGCCGCTCCTGCGAAAATCCACGGGCTGGCGGAATAGGAAGTATTCGCAGAACTGCTCGAAAAGGAATTGACCATGGGGGTAACCAGGCGGCCCAGTAAATATCCTGCCCCTAGCCCGAATGGCAGAGCGATGAGATAGAGTCGGCGGGCCTGAATCAAGATGATCCTTTTCAACTGTCTGGGTGTAGTGCCAATGGTCTTCAGCAGCCCGTAAAATTTCACATCACGCACGACAGAAATATAAAAGATATTATTGATTAGTAAGTAGCCGCTGAGCATCGTAATAAGAATGACCACTGCATAAGGAACGATATTTATCAGGTTTTCGGACAGAGTTACACTGGTGTAGGCAGGATTTACGCCATATTCCACATCTAATCCGGTGTCAGTCAAAATCCCTTTTAATTTTTTTTCAATGTCAAATGAATTGTTGAATAGAACCAACAACTGAGAGGTATTTACATAAGAGCCCTTTACCATAGAGAGTTCCGGATTAATCCGGGAAATATGTTTATCTGTGAACGCCTCTGAAACAAACGCTAAACCAGACATTGCCAAATTTTTGTCCGCTTCATAGTAACCTGAGATTTTGAAGTTTTGGCTAATGACCTTATTGTCCCCAATATCGATATCCAGCTTTACAACCTGGCCTAGCTGATGTTTGGCCCCAAGCAAATCGAGTTCCCAGGTATTCAGGACAATTTCGTCCTCGCGGACAGGCAGCCCGCCTTCTATAAAATGGATGAATGAATGTTTGACATAGTTTTCATCAATACGCAGAACCTCTACGCGATTGTTCTTGAAAATAGGGGTGCTTATTTCACCTGCCTGAAGAGAGACTGCATATTCCTTGATAGAGGGGTG includes these proteins:
- a CDS encoding ABC transporter permease, which gives rise to MISTNNRKAISHLAKKSLKANPARNLTIICAIILTTLLITAVFTMALSINKSMERERMQTTGGDYHGSFKYLNPAELEKLKIHPSIKEYAVSLQAGEISTPIFKNNRVEVLRIDENYVKHSFIHFIEGGLPVREDEIVLNTWELDLLGAKHQLGQVVKLDIDIGDNKVISQNFKISGYYEADKNLAMSGLAFVSEAFTDKHISRINPELSMVKGSYVNTSQLLVLFNNSFDIEKKLKGILTDTGLDVEYGVNPAYTSVTLSENLINIVPYAVVILITMLSGYLLINNIFYISVVRDVKFYGLLKTIGTTPRQLKRIILIQARRLYLIALPFGLGAGYLLGRLVTPMVNSFSSSSANTSYSASPWIFAGAAAFSYITVWMASSKPGRMASRISPVEAVKFAGISNVRKKKSKKSKHGAKLHNMALSNLFRSKKKLVLMLSSLSLSIVLFSTIYTVISSLDVNKYLGAFISGDFVVQNEVLVSITGTRNGDPYKLSPEFCRKLGEINGVKSVDQVYYRREFTPLNNNIRAILKPLATSSNPDPSIPWTLKEGKIPIKLYGLDSGWYDLMNKDVVEGLFDKQKFDSGNYVLITEAITPDGSNPATYYHPGDKISYHDLGKSYEVMAVLKQYALYAATTKGYPVNGYNAFLPASELQKELPQGSQPSMNVSATLHADPDKLDAVEQAARTLTDATNELTLKSREDYKAELGGFIRIFQTLGYGLSFVIALIGILNYVNTVLTGVISRRNEIAVLESIGMTKKQLKRMLIYEGLYNVFFTVLITSTLGLLLTYNISKSITDALAFMVFRMSWLPFILPVPVLLIIAYTVTLRAYKTLSRATIVERLREIE
- a CDS encoding iron-containing alcohol dehydrogenase encodes the protein MRNFQFYNPTRLIFGKGTLEALTTEIPKYGKSVLLIYGGGSIKRSGLYDKVTALLQRIGANVTELPGVEPNPRLSTVHKGVDLCRSQGIDLVLAVGGGSVLDCAKAIAVGAKYEGDMWDFAVRKAAPQGALPLGTILTIAATGSEMNSNSVITNEATMEKIGWSSPYAYPAFSILDPELTFSLPRDQTVYGVVDMMVHVLEHYFHTDGNTPVQDGFCEALLRTMMDAGSKLVNDLENYKLRETILYCGTMALNGMVSMGFAGDWATHNIEHAVSAVYDIPHGGGLAILFPQWMKYNLDAGPERFRQLAVNVFGVDPSGKSDREVGLEGIEALRRFWDSIGAPSRLADYDIDASHIDAMADKAIRFGPFGNFRKLQREDAVEIYTMSL
- the galE gene encoding UDP-glucose 4-epimerase GalE, with product MAILVTGGAGYIGSHTVAELLDLGEEVVVLDNLVTGHRESLLGGKLYVGDLRDKELLAKLFAENEIEAVIHFAASSLVGESMKDPVKYYDNNVYGTQCLLEGMQKAGVNKIVFSSTAATYGEPEKVPIEETDRTQPSNVYGETKLTMERMMSWFDKVLGIKYVALRYFNAAGAHASGKIGEDHRPESHLIPLVLQTALKQRESIAVFGDDYPTKDGTCIRDYIHVTDLADAHVRAVTYLRSGSGSNVFNLGNGLGFSVKEVIETAKEVTGLDIPVAIQERRAGDPAVLVASSDKARSVLGWNPSRADLKEIIRSAWNWHSSHPQGYGEA
- a CDS encoding UDP-glucose--hexose-1-phosphate uridylyltransferase is translated as MVIEKNTTASGADLALHAIEQLVLFAARRRLIEPADTDYSRNLLLEQFRFSEPYTGKVDDTELQGPQAPLDVLIDYGFEIGLIPENSDTYRDLLDAKIMGLLLARPSEVNGEFYRLSAEQGVAAATDRFYQLSIDSNYIRMDRISKNVYWLQPSPYGDLEMTINLSKPEKNPKEIAMARLLPPPVYPKCLLCRENIGYAGRLNHPARQNLRAIPIELNNEKWFFQYSPYVYYNEHCIVFHHDHVPMKLTKDTLKRLLGFVSEFPHYFIGSNADLPIVGGSILTHDHFQGGRHTFALQKAPILQTFKHPNYAGVTLGLVNWPMSVIRLNGENPDILLECANDLYEIWKSYSDPAADILAFTEAGGERQPHNTITPIVRRSEGGGYEMDLVLRNNRTSEEHPEGIFHPHREMHHIKKENIGLIEVMGLAILPGRLKNELDGVADILAGNTAELEALNSGADHPLAQHADWIAELTGRFGTAMDREEAVRTVRNEVGIKFTQILEHAGVFKCSSEGREAFRRFINSFGAD